CGCTTTGCGGCCGTGCGGCTGCAACGGGACGGGGCGGGGGCCGTGGCCGACGAGCACGGCTACTTCGAGTTGGAAAGCAGCGCGGCCTGGGTCCAGGATTCCCTGGTGGTCTGGAGCGATGACGTGCGCGCGGCCCATTGGGTAACCAGCGGCCACGCGGTGGGCCTACGCCTGGCCGTGGCCCTGCCGCCCGGTCGAGAGGGGAAATGGGGTTACGTTGGCACCCAGCATGCTTTTCGGGTGAAGAATGATTCCCTCGCGCGCGGCGGTACCCTACGCACGGCCTCGTTTTACATTGGCGCGGGGGCCCTGCCGCGCAAGGTGTTTCGCGTGCGCCTGTACGACGTGGCAGGCAACAGGCCCGGGGTGGATGTGCTCACGGAAAATGTTCTCATGCTGGCTTGGCGAGAAAATCAGTGGTTCACGGTAAACCTGGCTCCTTATCACTTGGCCGTACCGGATGCGGGCTACTTCATCGCCTTGGAGTATTTTCCGGATGAGGGCATACGCAATTCGTATTTTGACTCCATACTGGTCGACTACATGCCCACCGGGCCATTCATGTGGCCGGTGTGTGAGGCGAATACGCGCAATGTCTGGAGCTACGTCATCGGCACGGGCTGGAAGCTGTTACCGCTGGATAACGGGCTGTATGGCCGCTACGGCGCTATGATAAAGCTGGAAGTAGACCCGCCGAAATAACGACACGGCCTTGAGTAGCCAGTGCATCGAACGGAGTTCACGCAAACGGTGGCAAGGTAAACGCGCTGTTCAAATGAAGGAGGCCAAACTTTGGCGAAACCATTGATCAGATTTGGCAATCCATTTAATTCTTTCATTCGTTACTCTAACTCAAAATGAAAATTTTTATAACACTTTTTCTTGCTAATTTATCTCTATTAACTGGGTGTAACAAGTTGACACCATGCGATGTTTATAAAAAACGGTTCCTTAATAAACAAGCTTACCTGGTAATTAGCGACAGAGGAAATAACGGAAATGATTTGCACCTAAAAGGATACAATCCGATAACTAGTCAGCGCGCTGAATATAAAGGAATGGACGGATTGTATATATATTTAAGAAATAGTATAGATGTTGGAGATACTCTGGAAAAGAGAATTAATGAACCTAATTTTATAGTTAGAAAAAAGCGTTATAATATTAGTATAGAGTATAGCTGTAATGGAAAATCATACGATTTTATTGTACCTGACACTTTGCGTAAAACAAAATAGTGTGAACAAGTCAATTATAGTATTTGCAGTAATAACTCTTTAGTGAACACCACTTTATAGGCCCAATGGACCAACCAAGGTCCAGGTGGTCAATCACTCTCCTCTGTAACGTTCCTTAATGCCAATTCTGGTTGGGCGTGTGGTTCTGCGGGGAGCTTGTAAAAGACCAGTGACGGCGGCACGACATGGCAATACCTGTTTTATTTTGCTACGCCAAGACTGCTCAATAGGCTGCGGGCAGTAGGGAATCCTTTCCAGCGACAAGTGCTGGTCATAGTCGATACGCCGCTTAATCCGCAGCCCACCGCAACCTATATCAGCACCAATACGGGTACATTTCAGGTACAGGATTACGGTGGTGCTCTGAACGCGTAATTCAAAGTAAAGAGCATTTACAAAGGGGCTTCCATCTTGACAATGCTTTGCTCAAGCCGGGAAAACTTACCGCAAATGTCTCTCAGGCCCTGAAAATCGAAGTCACAAATGATGGTATCCAAGTGGTCTTCGCCGCGAAAGAACGTGCGGCCTTGGGCCGTGGTGAGGGACATATGCACCACTTTGTCAGGTAACTCGTGGGCCTCCGCTACGGCCAGTAGCCGCTGGCGATTTGCGGTCGTGATGCGTACGTGCCACCAGAATGTTTCGCCGGGGTGGAGTAAGTCCGGCCCGAGCACACGTGGCAGCTCTTGCCATGAATCTTTCGAGAGGCGCCACAGCGAACCTTCGGGGGATTGGCGTAGGATGGCAGCTAAGAGTGCGGTTTCGGGTTCCATGAGGCGAACGTACAATTATTGCCCTCGTTGTTCATCGAAACGGTGGTTCAGAGGCCGAGAAAGGGCCGCTGCCTGCGTCCCCTCACATAATTGTACTTATACGACAGGATTATGAGATCCTTCCTACTTGCTTTTGGTGCTTTCATCATACTTGCTCTGCAACAAGCGCCCTCTAGAGCCTGTTATGGACTAGTGGCGCGAAAAACGCCTTTTGCCAGCAAGAGTGTCGCGAAGGCCAGGAAATGAAACTGTTGCATGGTCAGGGCCAGGCGTTCGTAGTCGCGGGCCAAGCGTCGGAAGCGAGCGGCCCAGCCGAAGCTGCGCTCGACGACCCAGCGGCGGGGCAACAGCACAAAGCCGGTTTGTCCGGCTGGCTTGGCAATAACCCGTAAGTCAATATCGTGCACGGCAGCGGCGTATTCGGCTGCCTCGCCCGTGTAGCCCTGATCCACATACGCCACCTGTACCTTTTGGCCCGTGACCTGCTGCACTCGCTGGCAGAGCGCCTCCACCTGCCCGCGGTCGGATTCGTTGGCCGGCGTGACGACGGCGGCCAGCAGGTGGCCCAGCGTGTCGACGGCCACGTGCACCTTGCTGCCCTTGCGCCGCTTGGCCCCGTCGTAACCGGCGCGGGCCCCGCTTTCGGGTGTGCTCTGCACCGTGCGCGAGTCCAGAATCACGGCCGTGGGCTCGGCCTCGCGGCCGGCCAGCACCCGTGCCAGTTCGCGCAAATCGGCCATCATGTGCTCAAAACAGCGGTTATCCCGCCATCGGGCCCATTGTTGATACACGGCGGCCCAGGGCGGCAAGTCGTGGGGCAGGTAACGCCAGCCGCAGCCAGTTTTGACCAGGTAACGCAGGGCGTTGAACACATCGCGCAGCGCATGCTCGCGTTGCGGCGCCTCTTCCCGCACCAGGGCCAAATAGGGTGCTACAAACATCCATTCTGTATCCGATACGTCGCTGGGGTATCCGCTTTGCTGTGCCATACCCCAAATTACGCTACCAGTGCATAACAGGCTCTAGTTTAGTGGCTAATGGCAGTTCGTCGAAGTCGAGAGCGGCAAGCGCAACCACCGCCCGCAGCTGGCCGCCGCCATGGCCGAGGCCCGTAGGGTAGGGGCGACACTGCTCATCGCCAAGCTTGACCGGCTTCTCGCGCAACGCCGGCTTCATCTTCGCCCTGCGCGACTCGGACGTGGACTTCGTGTGCTGCGACATGCCCGATGCCAATACGCTTACCGTGGGCCTGTTTGCTGTCATTGCCCAGCACGAGCGAGAAACTATCAGCAAACGCACCAAGGAAGCACTGGCGGCCAAGAAGGCACGCGGGGCCCAGCTCGGCACACCGGCCAACCTGACGGCCTCGGCCGTTAGCAAAGGCCTGGTAGTACGGCAGGACAATGCCCGCACCCACCAGGCCAACCGACAGGCGGCCCGGCTCGCCTCGCTGCTGCAGGGCCAGGGCCTCACGCTGCAGCAGATTGCTGAGGAGTTGAACGAGGCCGGCTATCGAACACGGCGGGGCAAGGCGTTCTTCGCCATGACCGTGCAGCGATTGCTGACCAGGAATGTCGCCGGCATGCTTCCTGGCAAAACAGAAAAATCATAGGTTTGTGGCGCCGGCCGGGTTTAAAGGTGTGTGTCCCGGCGCCGGCCCATCTACTGCAACGCAAAAGCCCCTTCCGTCAGGTTGGGGCTTTTGTTATCGCTAGCTATAATACAGACTTATTAGCTGTCAAAACATGCGGGCAGCGAATGCTTATCCCAATGGCTCAACGCTACCAGAAACCACGCTACCGATCTAACTCTTCACCGGTAAACCAATTGGTATTGCACGAATGCCAGGCAATCTGGCTGCAAATACAAAGCCCCTTCGCTTCGGCTACCCCCAGAGAACACTACGACTAGTTAGTGGAACTCCCTATAATGCGCGCGGGGTAAGCCGACAGACGCCAGCACAGGTGAAAGCATTGGATTGCAAGAATGCACAACCGGATCCTGGTCAAAACTAAAAAAGCAAAAGGCAATTCAACAGAATACAATCTATTTCAAGTTGAATAGTTTATGCATTATGATGTTAAAAACATCAGGGAAGAACCCAAATATAGATATCAAAATAATAGTCATAAACAAATATACTATTAAATATCCATATCTAACAATAAACAAAGGACTTTTATTAATCGTTTTTTCGAATTCAGGAGAGTTTTTCATAAATTATTATTGACTTAAACTTGATTTATAGGATTCAATTAAAACAATGAAACCTTTGATGTGTATTATTATTACTAGGGTAAAGATTAGATCATTTTCTACGATTAATCACCAAGTTCAAGCTGGTTTTTTATCAAATTAAGATAAGCCCCATTAGCCTTCACTAATTCGTCATGAGTCCCTTCTTCAATTATCTTTCCTTTCTCAAGAACAACAATTTTGTCCGCATTTTTGACTGTACTTAGCCGATGCGCGATAATGACAACTGTTTTGTTCTCAAAGAACTTATTAAAATTCTCAACTATCACTTTCTCATTATTAGCATCAAGGGAGCTAGTAGCCTCATCCAACAATATAATATTTGGATTTTTATACATAACCCTGGCAATCAAAATGCGTTGCTGTTGACCTGTACTTAAACCAATGCCAGCATCGCCGATTTTGCTGTTGAACTTCTGAGGCAAGCCGTCAATGAAATCTAGAATATTTGCCATTCTGGCCGCGTTCCTAAGACGCTCTAGGTCTACATTTTCAGAATCCAAAGTTATATTCTTTGCGATTGAATCAGAAAAAATGTACCCGTCTTGCATTACAGCTCCACAATTACTCCTCCATTTCGATGAGCACAAAGTAGAGAAATTTACGTCACCTACTACTATATTTCCTCCAGTGGGATTATAAAATTTCAATAATAATTTCAGCAATGTTGTTTTCCCACTGCCACTCGACCCAACAATTGCGGTAACTTTATTGATCGGTATTTTTAAATTTAAGTTATTAAATATCTTAGGCGACCCAGGACCATCATAATTGAAATCAACCTTGTTAAATTCAATATAGGAGTCCAGCTCAGAGACATTCGTTAAATTTGTAAAATTCACGATTCCATTGTCCTCATCAGGCTTAGAATATATATCGCCTAAGCGTTTAAAACTTATCTTAGCATTTTGCAAGGATTTAAAGAAATGAACAAAATCTTCAATGGGAGCATTCAACTGGCCAATTATGAATGATACGCTAAGCAAGACACCCAACGAGATATCACCTGTAACTACTGCTTTTGCTGCAATAAATATTATAATAATATTTTTCAATTGATTTATAAATTGAAACCCGGTCTTTTGATTTTGCTCAATAGACAGATATTCATTCTTTAAATTAAATAAGTCGACCTGTATTTTCTGCCATTCAAATCGCTTATATGATTCTGCATTATTAAGCTTAATCTCTTTCATACCTTTAACCATTTCCATTAAACTATTCCTGTTATAACTATTGAGCTCGAATAGTCGGTAGTTAATAGATTTTAATTTATTCATAAAAAGGTATATCCAACCTATTGATAGCAAACTTCCTGATATAAAAACCAGAAAAAGTGCAAAGTCATATACACACAATAGTATAGAGAATACCAAGAAATTGAAAAATGAAAATAAAGTATTTAAAGATGAAGAAGTCATGAATGACTCTACATTAGAATGATCGTCAATACGAAGTAAGATGTCAGTATGAAGCTTAGTATCAAAAAAGGCAATTGGAAGACGAGTGAGCTTATAAAGAAAATCGGATATTGCATTAGCGCCAATTTTAGTTGATAGGAATAGCACTATTCTACTTCTGACGAGATCCAACGAGGTTGAGCCAAGAAACAACGCTACTTGGGCTGTCAATAAGCCAATTATGAGAGATATATTTTTGAATTTTATCGCTTTATCAACCAATTGCTGCGTTATTATTGGAAATAACAAGTTGATTAAAGAACCAACTAACATACCAATAATAATTTGCAAACATAGTGATTGATGAGTTTTCAGATATTTAAAATAGCTAAAAAGACCTGCTTTTTTTTCAACTATATTTTTTACTGTGTGAAATTTCTCGTTCGGTTCTAGAATCAAGGCGATGCCTTTACTAGAGGTATGGTCAAGCCAGTTATTGCCAAATTCAGTTTCGTTAAGGCTAATAATTCCAAACCCTGGGTCGGCAATTTTAATTCCTTTGTTTGTTTTTGACAACGCGATAACATAATGATCTTGTCGCCAATGCAAGATACAAGGAAACACTGCACTAGATAACTGATCATAAGTGACCTTGACAGGCATTGTTTTTAATCCAATTGCATTGGATCCAGCAATGATGTTGGCAAGCGAAGTTCCAGATCTATTCAAATGGCATTTATCGCGCAAATCTAAAATATCATATTCTTTTCCATGATATTTAGCAATCATTTTCAAACAAGTTGGTCCACAGTCCAAGCTCTCTAATTGTCTATAGAATTTAAAGTTTTTCATGCGAATTATTGTTTAAATTAATATGAGCAGGCTATTAAATACTTGCAAGTATGCGAGCTTTTAACAGTATTAAATACACAAGCTGATGAATCAACTTTCACCCATTTAGATCAAATTTAATGGATGTCATTTTCATAAATCAGATTATTTGTATGCGAAATAGCAATAATACTTTTATTACTACTTCCAGTTTTGTTAATTTCAAATGTGCCATCACCTAAATCTATTAGGTCATCCATTATAATGATATTATATCGAGTCTCAAGATCCATAACTCCGATAATCCTATCGTGTGATGCGTACCAAAGTTTCTGAAATTCTCTTGAGGAAATTATTTGTTCTAATGGATTAACACCTACGTGCCCAAAACTTTTTTTATGATGTAGACAGTTTTTTACTTCTCCTTCACTATTAATACACACCTTCTTGTTATAGTAAGGATTATACTTCAAAGCTTCAGTGAAATAATCAACATCGACAATATACTTATTTCTATCGCTGCTTTCCAATTCATTAATACTTTTATTCATTACCCGAACCGAATTTTGTTCACTATGAATAAAATCAGGGCAGCTATACCAAACCACTGCTTCCAACTTTTTAAAAGTGGTCGTCAACGAGTAGAGATCTCCCAATGATATCAGATCACTATATTTAATAGCTAAAATTACCGATCGTGTTGTGGTCTGGTCAAGACGATTCAATACGTTATGTAAATCGGGGAGCGAAAAAATATCTGTCAATTCAACTCTTAGTTCAACGTAAGCACAAATAAGATCGTCCAGTTGATCAATAAGGCCATACAGATCAAAGCCACCACCATTATATTCAATTACGGCACTACTGATATGTTGAGAGGAAAGGTATGACAGGTCTAACTCAGGAAATGCACTTGGCTCGCAAGTGTAAAAAGCAAGATTATTATCTAAAAGGAAATAAATATATGAAAACACAGTTTCCCTATTATTATTTCCGTAGCATTTTACCACATCATCGATAGGAGAACAGCTTATTTTTTCAATAAGATCCAACATGGAATTAGGGATAAACTTCATATTACAACGTTGCAAGTCACATATTAAGCTACGGTCTTTGCCCCTAACCGGAATACAAAACGCATATAATTTCAAGTAATTTTCCATGATGTATTTTGTTGATTAAATTTTAGTAAAAACCAATTTTGAAATTGGCTTATTGGAGCTGTAACATTTAAGAAACGTTGATTGGTGCTTAATTGACAAACTAAATTCAGTGTTTGCATACATTTCACCAACTTCCGATATCTCTTCTTTATCCATTATTTGATAGAACAATGGCAATTTATTTAAGTCTTGTTCAAGAACAAATGTTTTAGATTGGTCCATTTTTAGATCGTTTAAAATGTCTGTTGTCAGTTTTTAATGCATGGATTATTATTCTCTGCTAACCAACTAGCAATCTCTCTTTCGACATTATAATTACAGCGTTGAGCTGGAGCACTATATTGCCCGACTGGATTGACTTCCAGAAAATAATATTTATTATCCTTAGTCTTGATGGTGTCGATAGAACCAGTATTTAACTGAAGATGATGCATTAACTTTATCAAGTTTGCCTCATATTCTTCAGGAAGACTATATGGAACCCATGCAATATTTTTTTTGTTCTGATAATTTAGTTTTATATCAACGTTTTTGTTTGAATTATCATTAACAAGAATAGCTGTAGAGTAAAATTTATTCGCCATAAAAAAAGTACGAATCTCAAAATCACCTTCTACTCTCTCCTGAAATAATGAGGGAAAGAAAGTTTCATTGCCTTCAAGTATTTGATTTTTAGTAATAGAAGTAGTGTAAGCTGAATAAGCAAAATTGTCACGCACAAAATATCCACTATGATGAATAGGCTTTGTGATAATACGTTCATTACAATCTTGATAAAAATCCAATAGGCTACTTTTAGATTTAAGGATTTTAGTTTTAGGTACTAGAATTCCCAATGAATGTGCTTCGGCGGTTACTTCAAGCTTATTGACATCTATATTTTTGTAGTTAGGCATCCACTTTTTACCTTGTAGCGCAGTGAAAAGATAGTCAGCTAAGAAACTAAGTTCTACATTAGCTTCTCTTTCAAGCTGAGAGTTTAGCTTTTCACATTGCTCATCTAATTGCAACTCAACTTTTTTATTAAAACGCCTGTACCAAATAACATGAATATCATTTATCAGGTCGATGCCTTTATAAAATATTTTGTTTTGAGTTACATCAATATCTAAATCGTTCTTTAGACTCGCTAAATCATCAATGGTGATTTTAATAAATTCTTCTTTTTGATGTAGTAACCACTCTACAACAGCATCAGTACCTTGTTCATAATGCTGATAGGTTAATATTAGTATCATATTACAAAAAGATTTATTTTAAGCGATTGATTAAAATAAGTAAGGCAGTTCACACGTTGGTATGGACTGCCTTACTTATTTATTTGAATCACATGAAACTATAAATTACTTTTCAACTAGCAAAAG
This Hymenobacter canadensis DNA region includes the following protein-coding sequences:
- a CDS encoding IS5 family transposase, translated to MAQQSGYPSDVSDTEWMFVAPYLALVREEAPQREHALRDVFNALRYLVKTGCGWRYLPHDLPPWAAVYQQWARWRDNRCFEHMMADLRELARVLAGREAEPTAVILDSRTVQSTPESGARAGYDGAKRRKGSKVHVAVDTLGHLLAAVVTPANESDRGQVEALCQRVQQVTGQKVQVAYVDQGYTGEAAEYAAAVHDIDLRVIAKPAGQTGFVLLPRRWVVERSFGWAARFRRLARDYERLALTMQQFHFLAFATLLLAKGVFRATSP
- a CDS encoding recombinase family protein, translated to MTGFSRNAGFIFALRDSDVDFVCCDMPDANTLTVGLFAVIAQHERETISKRTKEALAAKKARGAQLGTPANLTASAVSKGLVVRQDNARTHQANRQAARLASLLQGQGLTLQQIAEELNEAGYRTRRGKAFFAMTVQRLLTRNVAGMLPGKTEKS
- a CDS encoding peptidase domain-containing ABC transporter, translating into MKNFKFYRQLESLDCGPTCLKMIAKYHGKEYDILDLRDKCHLNRSGTSLANIIAGSNAIGLKTMPVKVTYDQLSSAVFPCILHWRQDHYVIALSKTNKGIKIADPGFGIISLNETEFGNNWLDHTSSKGIALILEPNEKFHTVKNIVEKKAGLFSYFKYLKTHQSLCLQIIIGMLVGSLINLLFPIITQQLVDKAIKFKNISLIIGLLTAQVALFLGSTSLDLVRSRIVLFLSTKIGANAISDFLYKLTRLPIAFFDTKLHTDILLRIDDHSNVESFMTSSSLNTLFSFFNFLVFSILLCVYDFALFLVFISGSLLSIGWIYLFMNKLKSINYRLFELNSYNRNSLMEMVKGMKEIKLNNAESYKRFEWQKIQVDLFNLKNEYLSIEQNQKTGFQFINQLKNIIIIFIAAKAVVTGDISLGVLLSVSFIIGQLNAPIEDFVHFFKSLQNAKISFKRLGDIYSKPDEDNGIVNFTNLTNVSELDSYIEFNKVDFNYDGPGSPKIFNNLNLKIPINKVTAIVGSSGSGKTTLLKLLLKFYNPTGGNIVVGDVNFSTLCSSKWRSNCGAVMQDGYIFSDSIAKNITLDSENVDLERLRNAARMANILDFIDGLPQKFNSKIGDAGIGLSTGQQQRILIARVMYKNPNIILLDEATSSLDANNEKVIVENFNKFFENKTVVIIAHRLSTVKNADKIVVLEKGKIIEEGTHDELVKANGAYLNLIKNQLELGD
- the gwsG gene encoding grasp-with-spasm system ATP-grasp peptide maturase, with translation MILILTYQHYEQGTDAVVEWLLHQKEEFIKITIDDLASLKNDLDIDVTQNKIFYKGIDLINDIHVIWYRRFNKKVELQLDEQCEKLNSQLEREANVELSFLADYLFTALQGKKWMPNYKNIDVNKLEVTAEAHSLGILVPKTKILKSKSSLLDFYQDCNERIITKPIHHSGYFVRDNFAYSAYTTSITKNQILEGNETFFPSLFQERVEGDFEIRTFFMANKFYSTAILVNDNSNKNVDIKLNYQNKKNIAWVPYSLPEEYEANLIKLMHHLQLNTGSIDTIKTKDNKYYFLEVNPVGQYSAPAQRCNYNVEREIASWLAENNNPCIKN